The genomic window atttgaaattcgtGAGAAGCGTGGTAAAGTACATTTGTTCCGATGTCAACACATCAATATTGAGCATCGGTATAAACTCTGACacacacatttttaacattttaagtatcaaaaatgtattctctactaatttttattcatatacaaGCAAATGCAAATTACTCGTAGATCGGACGATTTTTTTcgtcataatataagtaataaattgatCAATACCAGTTACGCCATACCAGTGGCGTATTCAGAATGACTTTATGGGAGTGGTTacaggaataaaaatatacctacaacataatattaatttaaatgattaaaaataacattaaaaaaagccCAAGAGGGTGGTTTGAACTCCCAAAACCACCCCCGTGGATACGCCACTGTGCTATACccaataatatgacataatattatcatcattcgTTACTCGTTTGTTTTATGATTTCATTGATTTTCTTTTAGATTATATCCATCTGAACTATACCGAATACAAAATACTTCGACTATTTTTCCGGCGCGTAATGAATAATTCGACTTTTTCATGAAATTATTCTGATTGTTGAGGGACTCCATCTTGGAGAGTTTTTTACTTTCAGATAATTCCGATTTATTGGTACGGATTAGTTATGACGTATCTGTGTTTACCCCgaagacaaaaaatatttattattagcacAATTTCGTAGGCGATCTTAATACCGGCAGTGGGGGTTCGTTcgctgtataaaaaattacaataacgtCTTAAAAGTGTAGAATACGTAAATACGTAAATAAGTAGTAGGTAGGTGTTTCCGCATGCatgcatgatattataataataataaaaacctgaCGACTGCTCATTCAACCCATAAATTTATTGCCAAACACAATTTTAACTGTTAggcagaatattaaatattatatactattatataaatataataggtctGTTACCAAACCTAGTTAGGTACcaaaataatggtttatagacttatgaacaaatttactgtcctatgttattttttataaaaaaatatgaatactactatactaaaaatattatacactccaACTGCTGTaagaataataacttaaatttattattatgtttaattttattatttaaaaacaaagaagtacatttttcttttatattaggtattaacttatttaatatatacaatatatacattaatatataattaaataggtatttttataataacgcgtgtcatacatttataggtatacaaataaagtaggtaagttatacttcaatatattataggtacttatattaaacGTGTGTAacttcttatttaaatatttctaggGTAggttgcattttttttatgatgcaaattatattaggtactgaCAAAAAAACCTTCtcaatatgtttatttgtaaaatgtttgaataactTTAACTTATTcggtactattatattatatactatagacTCTAGCTCCTAGCATCCTGAATACTTGACGTTTTTCTCGATTTCATACTTTTGAGAAAGAGTTcgaaagttatttaaaaactggCCATAACATGTTTGTAAGGTTTCCCTTGCACCGTATTTTAGTTCATCATTATCTggtacctatacagtatacacagaacaatttattaacatatgtCATTGTTTTAACAAACTTTCATCATTGTACATCCGTTGGTCTAAATTCATTAGGTATTCATTAGTGTAAaatgactaaaatataaatatatattttgtcgtcatattatgtattcatgtgtccaaacaaaaatttcaGAATTATACACATCCGTGAAGTTACGACGTCAcacattacttatataatgattCACATGATTTAGTTGTTATGgtaattgttaaaatgtttttttacaatttgttacACAAGTGCCCTTAgaagtaaattatacaatcGATTTTCTGTTTTAAGTGACGTTTAACTCGTCATTCACAACAACTATTATCACTCCAAAGTctagttaaaagtttatttataaaaattataataaataatgacataaataaacaataataataataatatacatttataatggtATCATAGGTACATAACATACTCCTAaaactttgtaaaaaaataacattgattaaaatctaagtaataaatagtttatcagGAATTAACTTTATTGTACAGTTATACGTAAAAGTGAGAATATTATCTTaagcttaaataaataaaataacatattgatATACAGTTcacaaacgaaaaataaaaacacgttattcgaataaaaataaataggtaaataggtattgttttatgatattatactgtagttcatattataggtacataaataaaatcgtcATTAGCCTAGCCAAATATGTAATACGAAAAAAAGcaacgattttaaaaattcaaatcttaGTTTTTCACGCTTTAATAGTGTTAACATGGAATCATTCTAAATGATAAGCCGGCTTCCAAAGCTATTAATTTCGGTGGACACAGTTTTAGcctgaaaaataatgaaaatattaataataatcttgtcataatattattatgtatacataatagatGTCTTTCAGTGTTTTTTTCTTGTACCTACGTCCTACATACTCGCCTGCTGAATACATTTCGacgtaagtaaaattaataatacaaatagataCATGTTCATATGTTTATAACTcatctatttaatttacctatataaaatattataatggaaatttatattatttatagttttaaaataagtaattataatatataaataagtttaataaatgtttacttaatatttttaagaatcattaaaataccgatttagatattatattaaaaaatacaaataaattattacaccaTCATTTCTCTTTAATAGATAtactattagtttttaaaatcatattttaaaattattattagcttaaatgaaaattattgattgtaaaatttatagtttacacactgtataataacatcaatataatattatcaccaaTTGGTTATAGTtatcagtttattttataatatgtacaatttatacaaatataggtCAGTGAAATGTGATtctttattgatatatttgtcagtatacctatgtatatataatattttaataataaatattttgttcaaaattgtaaaacaaataacaattttttaaacattatagtactatacttataaatgaTGTACAGTAAGAATAGCGGACATACTCAGCTATTGAAATTTCATTCGTTATTTTGAGTTGTTCGCTATTAAGAGGGggcaaatttttgaaattttaaaagggTAAATGTGTAAAAGGAAATATATGCGTCGGGTTAcctatgattaattataataagtattattatttaatgttttaatgatataattattataacttgaatatttttttatatagtagaaaaaaaggaatacataatacaacataaaatatatataaatacaattagatttggtgtaaaaaaaaaaaatcggtttAGCACGTTTTTCTTTCATTgattgtcattatttttaaattaagattgaAATAAATGTCCACTATTTGGAGGGTTTCCTATTGAAGAGTAGTGAAATTTTTCCTATTCTGAAAAAAACATCTCTTATTGGGGGGTGCCCAATAAGGAAAGTTTCACTGTAACATAACAAGTATTTGTATAGAaatgaaatatcaaattttacttattaattattttgaaatccaTCATTatgctatttaaatttaaaaaatgaaccatgttcatttttttttatagtttcgaTGTGGGTTTAAattcagttataataataataatctttatattGATGGAAATTAACATACTTTTGCCCGCCATTGAACGTCTCGATAGTCAGCGATTCGACGTAGATGACCGGCGCTTCGAATCTCCAGGTTAGTATGTTCATCGTGGTCGAGTGGTTCCACACCAACAGTACCGATTTGATGGTACCAACGTAAGTAGATCCAAACACTCGACGATGTATACTTCCCGGTTTGTAATGTTGTTCTCTGTTTTCAAGTGTAGAatcataatgattaatttaagtGTCTCTACTATTgtcaaatcataattatattatattatattcttagcaaaaaaaaaaaaaaaagcagaaAACATTGCGGTCATAacagtcatattatttattatgattttaaaaagaatagcCAAATACTCAAATTCTACTATCAGtagggattttttttttagtggaggaataaaataatatatatggtaggtatatattaccaacgtatttattataaatataacaatatactttATGTGATTGGAAAACACTACGTGACATGTATATACGTATGTTCTACAGTATTAAAGATTTAAAGAATACACTCACTTGAATACATTCAAAAGTTTTGACTTGGAGTCAGTTCCTTCAAGCTGCACCAAAAAATGCCCTACTTCACCACCGTGGTCTTTGCTCAATTGTGAGTTTGCCAAATTCAAGGTTACTTTGTACAAATACGCTAAAATATGaatgtgaataattattttatttaaattttttagtacaaAACATTGTACTAAACATTACAAGTATCaagagtataaattatttgtatatgatttgtaaaaaaaaacttaagtaaattttttaacatttatacttaCTGCAAAATGGCGAGTCTCCGTTAGTGAGTGAGTATAAACGAATGTGTGGAGATGCATTAGGATCAATGGAACTGGCAATTGTGGGGGCATATTTTTTCCAGTGGCCCAATGATCGCATACCCATTTCTGCACAGATTTTACCTTCAGGGTTCTAAAACAATGAGtagttagattaaaatatattttataatattaataataatatgttatatacaaaCAGTATCACTCAAACACGAAAAACAGTCTCCATTTAAGAATTCGTCATAAGAATCGCATTCTATTGCTACAAAGTTGCAAACTGTGTTCACGGattcgttaaaatattcatgtgCTCTGACATGATCGCAGGCCAGGAATCTTCTCATACCTTGGTAGAAACTACCGTTTTCACGGTTAATATACTTCATCATGCCTTGATTACACCCGGGTTGATTTTCACCTCCATTTGGATAAAAATCTAAGTGTCCTATTGGTGCACTCATTCCCAGACCTGCATCAAGCAATGAATAAAGacgatacatattttttattaaaaacgtacatacaacacaatattaaataataataaaaaataattcaaatgttaatttacagaatatcttaacaatatttataggtactataatattggaCATCGTACCTAATTCGCCTCCTTTGATAAATGGTCTGGAATCGGTGTGTATGATATCCACATACATGGCGTCTGAAGGATCTAACCTCACCATTGGGTCGGTCTGGCTGAAGTGAGGCTCAGCTGGATCTAAACCAGTAATTCGACCTACTGTAACTCCAAAGTTCGTTTGTAGCACACTTCCTACGTAACCACAGAGATGCGATCCTAAGCTGTGACCTATTAGATGAACGTTGGCGACGTTTAATCCGAGTTCTGTCtacgcataaaaaaaaaatatcatataatatataggtactgtagtaggtataggtattaaatgtataatataatatgcaaagaTGGATAATGTAGAATTGGAGTTTCTAATCGCACTTAAATATGAATGAGGTTATTAATTACACGTTATATCCATTTCAAACAGACATTTtaggtttttcttttttttttactgataaaatgatttatattcgGTCGATAAAAATTAGTCATTCGAATTAACTCGACATGATTGTAATCGGTTGAGGGAAACTTTTGCATATTAGGTACTGTAGTAGACTTTAAAACTAAAGGTACatacgtacatttttttatacaatctaAAGAGGCGACGATTAGGaggaaatattttagatattattatgcacatattatttatattcatattttattgaaattcaaatttcaaataaataaatgtttcataaaaacaatttgcaagtattttgtatacaataggtGTTAGTGTACTATTGCTTCAGTAGGTACTTTTTTaagatctataaataataactaatacgtTTACAAGAACTTGATCGTGGcacactatataaaaaataatacctacaggGGGTTAAATcgtaatatctattattgttataattatttactatggtTGTTATTCcatcgatttttaaattattttataataatatagactatttattactgttaacttaatataaaaaaaaaaaaaaaatacattttgggaatattttatataattttactgcgcatataatggtttaataatattataatgtagcgTTATAATTCCTAAtagaaaactaataatattagggACTTCCTATTAccttatattcatataaattcattatatattataatattagaaaaatattaattttatattaatatccctgtaatgagtaaataatataattatattattttcagtcatcacttaaataataatataaatatattgtaatatatataatactatattgttatatatataataatacataaataatgaaataataataatataatattattttcattacgaTTTTGCTATCTGGGTATTCTCTCGTCTTATCCATATGACGGAAATCCTATCGTAGGCACCCGGAAGACACTTGCTAAGCACAATTGCACCTTctcttgatttataatattaagcaatattttttattatgttgcaggatcaggtaaaatattaaagcttAGTCCTTCCCActtaacaactaaaatattactatgagGCCGCTAGTAGCTGCggatttattactatatataatatataaaatatacacttatatataagtatatatattatatatagttacataaAAGTTACTCACTCGAATTACGTTTATCAGGTGTGCCGTTATCCTGCCTACCATCCGTATGTTGGCCACAGCCTGTGTATATGGCGACCCAGAACCCTGTTCCCAGTCAATGATAATTACGTTGGCGTCGTACCGTCGCAGGATTTGACGGGCGATTTCCTTTAACCAGGGTCGATCACCGCCTTCTAGAAATCCATGTGTGATGAAGTATGTGGGCAAAGTCGGGATCACGTTGGACATGATCACCGAGTTGCGGTCCTTGTGATTCAGGTACTGGCACGCGTTCCGGTTGTTGCGTGTGTACAAGCAGTACCGCGGAGCGATCTTATCCGGCCGTTCTGGGAACAGGTTCACTGGTCTGGAAGAGACGTCCTGCCACGGACCGGCCACTGAGAAACAACCATACTCGCCATAACATTTGACCTCCACGTCTGCAATAAGATAAAGACAGTCATGATGTAAATATTCTtactatttatgataaatttaaggtTCAAAAGTTGTTGTACTTGCATGCTTATTGTGGTTTATGTAAGCtagaaattgattttaatgaacatttttgaatattttgtgattttttagttttaagggCACATTTTTTTGGAGCATATTAATTGGTAatcaatgttaattaaatttgttagttaataatgtttaaaaatctattaatgtttttgaaaatatttttcttacattAGGTAATTCCAGtcgaaataaaacaacatatttttaatattttttatcgttataattgcttggttttttaatgataacgtacatttttaaattcatattttgaagcaaaatattttttgaagtattgtgatgtataaaaacaaaaattcagacgaataat from Aphis gossypii isolate Hap1 chromosome 1, ASM2018417v2, whole genome shotgun sequence includes these protein-coding regions:
- the LOC114125226 gene encoding pancreatic triacylglycerol lipase-like, yielding MFNNTSNLLLQTMLYLAQTDNITFPVNYTADANNVILEGDNVEVKCYGEYGCFSVAGPWQDVSSRPVNLFPERPDKIAPRYCLYTRNNRNACQYLNHKDRNSVIMSNVIPTLPTYFITHGFLEGGDRPWLKEIARQILRRYDANVIIIDWEQGSGSPYTQAVANIRMVGRITAHLINVIRTELGLNVANVHLIGHSLGSHLCGYVGSVLQTNFGVTVGRITGLDPAEPHFSQTDPMVRLDPSDAMYVDIIHTDSRPFIKGGELGLGMSAPIGHLDFYPNGGENQPGCNQGMMKYINRENGSFYQGMRRFLACDHVRAHEYFNESVNTVCNFVAIECDSYDEFLNGDCFSCLSDTNPEGKICAEMGMRSLGHWKKYAPTIASSIDPNASPHIRLYSLTNGDSPFCTYLYKVTLNLANSQLSKDHGGEVGHFLVQLEGTDSKSKLLNVFKEQHYKPGSIHRRVFGSTYVGTIKSVLLVWNHSTTMNILTWRFEAPVIYVESLTIETFNGGQKLKLCPPKLIALEAGLSFRMIPC